One region of Chlorobiota bacterium genomic DNA includes:
- the def gene encoding peptide deformylase, with protein MDHILPIYTFDHPILRKKLKAVEEINAEIAQLAQDMLATMDNADGIGLAANQVGKNLAMTVIDVSSYEGFEQQQPLVLINPVIEAFSDEEIPMEEGCLSLPDLRADVIRPAMIQVRFYDVDMHEHILETDRILARVIQHEVDHLNGIYFFDHLKPIRRALLKRRLMDIKRGDVEADYPLFKGDDGK; from the coding sequence ATGGACCACATTCTTCCCATCTACACCTTCGATCATCCGATTCTGCGGAAAAAGCTGAAGGCCGTTGAAGAAATCAATGCCGAGATAGCACAGCTTGCCCAGGATATGCTGGCCACCATGGACAACGCCGATGGGATTGGCTTGGCGGCAAACCAGGTCGGGAAAAATTTGGCGATGACGGTGATTGATGTTAGCTCCTACGAAGGATTCGAGCAGCAACAGCCGCTGGTGCTGATTAACCCCGTGATCGAGGCGTTCTCCGACGAAGAAATCCCGATGGAAGAAGGCTGCCTTAGCCTTCCCGACCTTCGCGCCGATGTGATCCGCCCGGCCATGATCCAGGTGCGGTTTTACGATGTTGACATGCACGAACACATTCTGGAAACCGACCGAATCCTTGCCCGTGTGATACAGCACGAGGTTGACCACTTGAACGGCATCTACTTTTTCGACCACCTGAAACCAATCCGCCGCGCACTGCTGAAACGCCGCCTGATGGATATTAAACGGGGTGATGTTGAAGCCGATTACCCCTTGTTCAAAGGCGATGACGGAAAATAG